A part of Miscanthus floridulus cultivar M001 chromosome 6, ASM1932011v1, whole genome shotgun sequence genomic DNA contains:
- the LOC136457982 gene encoding proteinase inhibitor PSI-1.2-like, translating to MAASRFYVTCALLLIGVVLLGQQGQEGIEGAVACPQYCLEVDYVTCPSSGSEKLPARCNCCLAPKGCTLHLSDGTQQTCS from the exons ATGGCTGCATCCAGATTCTACGTCACCTGCGCCCTCCTCCTGATCG GTGTCGTGCTGCTGGGGCAGCAGGGGCAGGAGGGGATAgagggcgccgtcgcctgcccccAGTACTGCCTCGAAGTGGACTACGTGACCTGCCCGTCGTCCGGCTCCGAGAAGCTCCCGGCGAGGTGCAACTGCTGCCTAGCGCCCAAAGGCTGCACGCTCCATCTCTCCGACGGAACGCAGCAGACTTGCTCTTAA